The Rhodothermales bacterium genome includes a window with the following:
- a CDS encoding putative sugar nucleotidyl transferase, whose amino-acid sequence MPHLCLFEDATVRHLLPLAATRAAGDLRVGIQTLAERQRRAFAFEQLVFHTRSAVAAVTARAHPQALVNTLPAQTDGVLFVNQRWLVEEGELLERLRAAAQPGEPACAFHQGDTIVAAWHPHPPADLIATEALGHFQFEGMPEERVDGAAFISWLWHLLDDVPDRIAADFDALGLTGHDGTAVHSSAVLVHPERIYLAPGATVRPGAILNAEAGPIFLAEHAVVEEGAIGIGPLYLGPHARVKMAARVDGSAIGIHSKVGGEVHASIVHSYSSKAHDGYLGNSYLGRWCNLGADTNTSNLKNDYGHVTMYDPVAEDFVGTERQFVGLVMGDHSKCSINTMFNTGTVVGVFCNLFGSGFPPRHVPDFSWGGAEGFADYRIDKALRVAEAVMARRDVPLTDADRALLTAISEQGA is encoded by the coding sequence ATGCCGCACCTCTGCCTCTTCGAAGACGCCACCGTCCGCCACCTCCTCCCCCTCGCCGCGACGCGCGCGGCGGGCGACCTCCGCGTCGGCATCCAGACCCTCGCCGAGCGGCAGCGCCGGGCGTTCGCGTTCGAGCAGCTCGTCTTCCACACGCGCTCGGCGGTCGCGGCGGTCACGGCGAGGGCGCACCCGCAGGCGCTCGTAAACACGCTCCCCGCCCAGACCGACGGCGTCCTCTTTGTGAACCAGCGGTGGCTCGTCGAAGAGGGCGAGTTGCTGGAGCGGCTGCGCGCAGCGGCCCAACCCGGCGAGCCCGCGTGCGCCTTCCACCAGGGCGACACGATCGTCGCGGCGTGGCACCCGCACCCGCCCGCCGACCTCATCGCGACCGAGGCGCTCGGCCATTTCCAGTTCGAGGGGATGCCGGAGGAGCGCGTGGACGGCGCCGCGTTCATCAGCTGGCTGTGGCACCTGCTCGACGACGTGCCCGACCGCATCGCCGCCGACTTCGACGCGCTCGGGCTCACGGGCCACGACGGCACGGCGGTCCACTCCAGCGCCGTGCTCGTCCACCCCGAGCGGATCTACCTCGCGCCCGGCGCGACGGTCCGTCCCGGCGCGATCCTCAACGCCGAGGCCGGGCCGATCTTCCTCGCCGAGCACGCCGTCGTCGAAGAGGGCGCGATCGGCATCGGGCCGCTCTACCTCGGGCCGCACGCCCGCGTGAAGATGGCGGCGCGCGTGGACGGCAGCGCCATCGGTATCCACTCCAAAGTCGGCGGCGAGGTGCACGCGAGCATCGTCCACTCGTACTCCAGCAAGGCGCACGACGGCTACCTCGGGAATTCGTACCTCGGCCGGTGGTGCAACCTCGGCGCCGACACGAACACGTCGAACCTGAAGAACGACTACGGCCACGTGACGATGTACGACCCCGTCGCCGAGGACTTCGTCGGCACCGAGCGGCAGTTCGTCGGGCTCGTGATGGGCGACCACTCGAAGTGCTCGATCAACACGATGTTCAACACGGGCACGGTCGTCGGCGTGTTCTGCAACCTCTTCGGGTCTGGCTTCCCGCCGCGGCACGTCCCCGACTTCTCGTGGGGCGGCGCCGAGGGGTTCGCGGACTACCGCATCGACAAAGCGCTCCGTGTGGCCGAGGCCGTGATGGCCCGCCGCGACGTGCCGCTCACCGACGCCGACCGCGCGCTCCTCACCGCCATCTCCGAGCAGGGGGCGTGA